The sequence below is a genomic window from Massilia oculi.
GTGTCGTTAGTGGTCTTACCAATAATGTCAGGGAAGTCTACGAGCAGGCGCTCATCGTAACACTCATCTGTTGAACAATGTACCGCTCCCGGTTCTGGAATTGACAGATCCTGATACTCAACCCTGTCACATACGCCTTTGCATCCTGAATTATTACTGCGCCATATGACTCTCAACCCAGCATGCGACAAGACATCCAGCAGTCCTTCTTGCCCGCGGGCCTTTAGCGCGTCATAATTGGTGCGCCCCATCGTGGAAAATAAACATGGCAGGGAGACGGCGGTCGCCGTGCCGCAGGATTGGACATTAGTAAAATTAATCAGTCCTTTCTGGCGCGACAGTAGCGGATTAGTGTCATTAGCGTAACCATTCAACGAGAAGCTTGAGGCCCGGGCGGTTTCTCCCACTACGATCACTAAAATTACTGGCTTTCGCCCTTCGATCCACGTTCGCCCTTTAATTGCATCCCGTCCGAGCGCCTTCACTACGGTGGGCGTGCGCAACCGAATGCTAGCATAGGCTTGAGTCGCCTGAATGAGGTTCATTGGAGTCAGCCTATACCGCAGTTCATGGTATTGGCGGAAAGTAGGGGCCAAGGTCTTGAACGTTAATACTAACAATATGATGGCGACGCAGATCACACCAGTAAATAAGATGGCACGCTTCGTCATCCCACCAATGCCGCGAGGATAAATAATCTTTGTGCCGGCTAGGCAAATTGAAGGAATAATACCTAGAAATGTAACGTAGACGAACATCTTCCAATTTAACAACTCTGCTGCCTCATTGAAATCGGTCTCAAATACATTCTGGATCATTGTTTTATCTATAGCAATACCATATTGGTGTATAAAATAATTAATGCCAGAAGAAATAACGATGGCCGTGATAACAACCGGCTTGAAAATCTGACTAAAACTAAATAAAGTTAGAATTCCTATAAAAAATAGCGCCAGAATAGCGAGCATTCCCAGTAGTAGCGGAACGCGAGCAAAATCGATGCCATCGATGTATTCGATATAACCTACCCAAAACCCCGAGTTCGAAAATATCGACAAATACAAAGCAACGATTACAATTGCCGAAAAAACACTAAGACGCTTCTGGAAGATCTTCGTCATTTGATTACCCTTAATGAATCATTGCCTACGAGGCAAAATAATTCACACAGAGTAAATTTTTAACCGTATCACCAAAGTTAGAATAATGTTAAATTTCCGATAAATTGAGAATAAAAAATGATGAAGGCATCAAATATTTCATTCTTGTTAGGCGTTTTCACACTAAGTTGTAACCGCATAACAATAATTTTGATAGCAAGAGTGGAGCAAACAAGATCGCCCAAGTCAGTGCAGCTAGCAATATCGTAATGAACACGGCTGCGCTGCCAAGATCCTTCGCTCGCCCTGATAGAATATGATAGTCGAGCGATACTCTGTCGACCACAGCCTCTACAGCAGAGTTGAGCAACTCCACTATCAGAACAAGCAGCAAGACACTTGTCAGCGCAAATTTTTCGATTGTTGAAACTGGCGCACATATAGCGATCACTATTCCCGGGCAAACTATCAACATCTCCTGACGGAAAGCATGCTCATTTCGCCACGCGGAGCGAAGTCCTTTTATTGAGTAGCCAAATGCAGCTGTCACCCGTTTAGCGCCACCGTCGCTTTTATATTGGCTTAAATAATTTTCGTCGAGTTTCATAAATATTTAGTTTAAATTTCTATCACTTTTTATTTACACGATTATATAACATTACAAGCTTACGATATCGCTACGAGTTCCTAATCCACTTAATCTCCAAATGCTCTCATAAAACCTGTAAATTCAGAGTTAAAACAAACGAAAGAAAACGTTAAAAATATGAAATTAGTACAAAACCCGTAGAGGGCGGACCGGTCGTCGCAGCACAACCAACATGGGGAAATCATTTGGCACCGGGATGTAATCCGATCAATTTTGTGGGCTGAAGAATGCGCAAGTAGTCGACTATTTTGGAGAGTTTCTATGTTCCAGTATTTTTAGGCACTCAGCGTGTGATGCTGAATCAATCCAATCGCTGAGACTTGCATATTCAAGCGATCGGTATAGGCAGTCACTATCTTATTTCGCACCTGAAGCGTCTCCTGAAAGACAATACTCGATTTTTGCATCGCTATTATGATGTCCGCTAAGCTGATCGAGTTGTCATCTGGTGTAAAAAGCCGCCCTAGCACCCGCACCTCTACAGAATGGTCGCTTGCTGCCAGAAATGTCTTTTTCAAAGTCTGCGCGACTTCACTCTTGACTGCTGGCTTGCTGCCGAGCGCAGCTACAGAATTTACGATTTCTTGCGATAATACTGGCTTACTCGGCCCCGCCTCCATTTGCTCCCAGACAGCCTGAATTTGCTTCCGCCTAGACTATCAATACGGCTAATCGTCATAGGCACGCCACGTTTTAAAAAAGCCTTTACCCTTAGAGAGGATATGAGCTTGCTTTCGAAATTTTGGATATTCTAATGGTTATCTTGCTAAGCGTTCGTTAAATTCATGTCAAACTCGCGCGTCGCGCACCGTGGGACAATTTCAAGCACTTCGTTCACATGTTTTTAAATTGGGTGAAACCCGACGACCCAAGTATCATTCTGTAGGAGGTTTGGCTAAGGAACAAGATTAACGTTGGAATGGAAGAGCGATCCTCAGCTCTTTTGATATTTAATCAAACCGAAGTTTGGCTTCCTAGCGGTTAAGCCTGCGATTGGCGTAAAATGCGCTCTCCCCTTGCGCTGAATGCCCATTTTTAGCTACAGTCTTAGTTGCTTTCAGGTAATCGATAGACAAGGTCATAATTAAGTTGATATGTCTGTGAATGAAATGCTTTATTACAAAAAAATCGAAGGAAAAACCCCAGATCAATCCCGACATACTAGCTCTTCTGCTAGGAAAACTACGTTAATAGTTTGCTGGATAAAGCTCTCGTTCGATCAGCTCGATCAAAATATGAATAATCTTGATGTGCATTTCCTGAACCCGATCAGCAAACGCCCTAGAAGGACAACTGATACAGACGTCACATAGGTCCTCCAGGGGCGAACCAGCCGCCCCAGTCAACGCGATGACCTGCATGCCGAGTTTACGAGCCATCTGCGCTGCTAATAGAATCGACGGACTTTTCCCGCTAGTGCTGATCGCAAGCAGGACATCGCCGCGACGGCCGTGGGATTCGATGTACCGGCTGAACACATGTTCGTACCCGTAGTCGTTCGCTACGCACGTGATGTGAGTGGGGTCGCTGATTGCAGTTGCGGCAATTCCCGGGCGGTCGCGCCGGAACCGCCCTGTCAGCTCTTCCGCGAAATGCATTGCGTCGCACATTGATCCGCCATTACCGCACGAAAAAGCCCTGCCGGTGCTACGAAAAGCGGTCACTAAGAGATGAACCGCGTCAGCAACACTCTGGAGCTTGCTTTGATCATTTACAAACTGATCAAGCACCTGCTGCGCTTCGGTCAAGCCATTTTTGATATGTCCAATCATATAATTTCCTATACAGTCAATGACTTGTGCGTGACTCGAAACTGTGTGTTCCTGTCGCCTGTTCACATGGTGTATGCTCAACCTGGACGGTTGAATGGTTAATGTCGAATTTGTCCTCAAGAGCGCGACGTACCCTGGCCAACAGGGTACCGTCGTCAGCTTGGTCGGGATCGCGTACAACGTGCACCGTCAAGCTCACCTTGCCGCTCGTGATGGCCCACACGTGCAGGTCGTGGATGGTAGCGACGCCCGGGACGGCCAAAATGGTTTTCTCCACGTCAGCAAGGACGATTTCCTCAGGCACGCCCTCAAGCAATACATTCAAGCTTGCTTTTAATAGCACCCAAGTACGTGGCAGTACCCATAGGCCAATTACCACTGCAATCACAGAATCGATCCAAGCATCCCCGGTCCAGCGAATTACAAGCGCTCCGATGATCACACCGATCGATCCCAGCATGTCACTCCACACCTCAAGATAAGCGCCTTTCACATTCAGGCTCGAGTCCTTGCCGGCTGCAAGGAGCCGCATGCTAACCAAGTTGATGACCAGGCCAAGTACTGCCACGATCAACATGGCCCGGAGGCGATTTCGGGAGGATCCTGCAGACGCTTCCACGCTTCCAACAAGATGTACATGGCAACCATGAACAGCAGGATTGCGTTCATGGCAGCCGCCAGGATTTCAAAACGGTAGTAGCCAAAGCTGCGCTGCTTATCGGCCGGCCGGCGACCGATTTGAATCGCCGCCAACGATATCGCCAGTGCAGCGGCATCCGTGAACATGTGCGCGGCGTCAGAGATTAACGCCAAGCTATTGGTCATGATACCAGCGATGAGCTCAGCGACCAGGAACGTTGACGTCAGGCCAAGCGCGATCCACAAGGGACGCGTGTTTTGCGCGGGTGAAATGGCTTGGGAGTGTGAATGACTCGAACCCATAGTGTCTCCTCTATTCGTTATATCGTTAGTTTCAAGATCGAGGCCGGCGTCGGGCCTCGACAGTCCGGCATCAATACGATCCGATCAAAATCTGTGCATGCCGAGCTGTTCTCTAATCGAACAACCGACTCAGTTGCACTACCTGCGGTGCCAGCACAGCCAACACCATTATCACCATCAGGCCAATACCTACGATGCCGTCGGCATTTTGGAATCCTGCTGCAATCGCCGCGGCAATGAGCAACGGGGCCGCAAATGGAAGTGCTACGGTAGTGGCCCCGGCCAAGGCGATCGCACCCTTGTGTCCGGTGCGATACCAGTGATAAAGCCCACGTATAAGACCGACCACAAATGCGCATGATGCGCCCGGCAACAACTCACGTGGCGCCAGGTTTGGCGCGTGATTCAAGGCATGCACTGCGCTGCCAGCAAGAAATGGGGTGAGTGACAGCAGGACGCTGGCAACAACAAGGCGCAGTGTAGCGCTTTGCCCTAGCCCGCCCCTTTTGTGCCCGTCCTCTTCAAAATTCCCGCCGTACAGCATTACAACGGCAAGCTGATACGACGCGCCTGCGGCCAAAGAGACGCTCTCCCAACAGAAAGCGCCGTACGTAGTCCAGATGACCGCCAGAATGCTCGCTCCCAGAACTACATGCGAGACGACGGTATCGAGACCGCCGGATGTCACGCGCATAATAGAAACCTCCCAAACGCGGCAGAGCGATGCGCCCCACTTCAATCAAGTGCGACCTAACAGCGCAGAAAGCCTGTCAAGATCGACGTCGATCGTCAACCTGGCCTCTGCGGGACGGCGCGTTGACTGCACCGCCCCGGCGCATCTTCCGCGCAACCGTTCACACCGGGGTCACTACACGACTTTCACGCAAAGGGCCTTCGGGATCCTTTCGGTGTGCCATGCGATAAAGGAGCGGCAGTACCAGCAGGGTAAGTGCCGTCGAGGACAAAATGCCGCCAATCACCACCGTGGCCAGCGGACGCTGAACTTCGGCGCCAGTACCGGTGGCAATCGCCATCGGCACAAACCCGAGCGACGCCACCAGTGCCGTCATCAGTACCGGGCGCAGGCGCGTAAGTGCTCCATGCGTTATGGCTTCATCGAGCGACATGCCGTCTTCACGCAGCGACCGGATGAAGGAGATCATTACCAGCCCGTTCAGCACAGCTACCCCTGACAAGGCAATGAAGCCGATCGCTGCCGTAATAGACAGAGGAATGTCTCGCAGTGCCAACGCCGCAATGCCACCGGTCAAGGCAAAAGGAATGCCAGTAAACACCAGCAGTCCATCTTTCACGTTCCGGAACATCATGAAAAGCAGTATGAACACCAGCAACAGTGCGAGAGGCACGACGATCTGTAAGCGCTGGGTAGCCGATTGCAGTTGCTCGAACGTACCGCCCCACGTGGTCCAGTAACCAGCCGGGATGCGAACGCTCTTGGCCAGCGCCTCCTCTGCTTCCGGCACGAAGCTGCCGATATCGCGCCCGCGTACGTTGGCACTGATCACGATCCGTCGCTTGCCGTCTTCTCGGCTGATTTGGTTAGGGCCAGGCGCAATGTCGAGTGTGGCCAACTCGCCTAAAGGAATGAAGTTCGTAGCGTTCTCGCTGCCGGCGGCGCCAGGGCCCGAGCGCGCCGGCAAGGCGATCGGAAGCCGACGTAGCGCCTCAAGGTCAGTTCGCTGTACCTCCGGCAGCCGCACAACGATCGCAAAGCGGCGATCGCCTTCGAACATGGTACCGACCTCGCCGCCACCGGTTGCCGCCGAGATGGTTGCCTGAACGTCAGTGATGTTCAGGCCGTAGCGCGCTGTCTTGTCACGGTCGATATTGACCGTCAGCATCGGCAAGCCGGTAGTCTGCTCTACTTTCACCTCAGCCGCGCCGGGCACTCGCTGCAGTACTGCGGCAATCTGGGCGCCAGTCGATGCCAGCACGTCCATATCGTCCCCATACAGCTTTACAGCCACGTCGCTGCGTACTCCCGATATCAGTTCGTTAAAGCGCAGCTGGATAGGTTGCGAGAACTCATACGCGTTACCGGTATATTTTTCCGCCTCTTCCTGGATCGCTTCAACCAGCTCAGAGTGGCTGCGCTTGGGCTTCGGCCAGTCCGACTCCGGTTTGAGCATGATGTAGCCATCAGAAATATTTTGCGGCATGGGGTCAGATGCGATCTCGGCTGTCCCGGTACGAGCAAAGACACGTTCAATCTCAGGGAATCTCGCTTTCAGACCGACTTCCAGCTTCTTTTGCATGTCCACAGACTGAGTCAGGCTAGTCGCTGGAATGCGTAGAGCCTGAATCGCAATATCCCCCTCATTCAGGTTTGGAATAAATTCGCTGCCCAGGCGCGTTGCCAGAAGCCCTGAGAGCACCACGATCACGATTGAGGCGGTCAGTACGATCGGCCCATTACGCAGCACGACACGCAGCGCCGGTTCATACGCGTTGCGCGCCATCGTCATCAAACGATTTTCTTTTTCCGCCACACGTTTGCCTATGAACAAGGCCACCGCTGCAGGTACAAAAGTGATCGACAGGATCATGGCACCCAGCAGTGCAATCACGACAGCAAAAGCCATCGGATGGAACATCTTGCCCTCTACGCCGCTCAGCGCGAAGATCGGGAGGTACACCACCATGATGATCAATTGACCGAACAAGAGCGGTCGGCGCGCCTCTTTAGCGGCAGCAAACACTTCCCGAAAACGCTCCTCTAAAGTCAGCTCACGCTTGTTCTGTTCCTGCGCATGCGCCAGGCGCCGAACACAATTTTCGACGATCACGACAGCGCCGTCGATGATGATGCCGAAGTCGAGCGCGCCCAAGCTCATCAGGTTCGCACTGACGCGATAAGTAACCATCCCCGTGAATGTGAAGAGCATGGACAAAGGGATAACCATCGCAGTGATAATCGCCGCGCGAATGTTGCCCAAGAACAGGAACAAGATCACGACGACTAGAATTGCGCCCTCAAGTAAGTTCTTGCGCACTGTAGAAATTGCTTTGTCGACCAGCACAGTGCGGTCATACACAGGAACGGCTTTCACACCGGCGGGCAAGGTTTTGTTGATCTCGACCATCTTTTCAGCGACCAGTTGAGAGACCTGCCGACTGTTCTCACCGATGAGCATGAATACGGTACCGAGCACGACTTCGACACCATTGTCGGTCGCGGCGCCCGTGCGCAATTCACG
It includes:
- a CDS encoding phosphoethanolamine transferase: MTKIFQKRLSVFSAIVIVALYLSIFSNSGFWVGYIEYIDGIDFARVPLLLGMLAILALFFIGILTLFSFSQIFKPVVITAIVISSGINYFIHQYGIAIDKTMIQNVFETDFNEAAELLNWKMFVYVTFLGIIPSICLAGTKIIYPRGIGGMTKRAILFTGVICVAIILLVLTFKTLAPTFRQYHELRYRLTPMNLIQATQAYASIRLRTPTVVKALGRDAIKGRTWIEGRKPVILVIVVGETARASSFSLNGYANDTNPLLSRQKGLINFTNVQSCGTATAVSLPCLFSTMGRTNYDALKARGQEGLLDVLSHAGLRVIWRSNNSGCKGVCDRVEYQDLSIPEPGAVHCSTDECYDERLLVDFPDIIGKTTNDTVLVLHQKGSHGPAYSLRYPERFAKFGPACTTTDFQQCTREEIVAAYDNTILYTDYILSRTIAQLEAAANVGVADTAMLYVSDHGESLGERNMYLHGAPYLIAPREQTHVPMVMWMSSAFSSRFRIDQQCLNARRQQEFTHDNFFHSVLGMLDINSATINPALDIFNPCVRKINQ
- a CDS encoding diacylglycerol kinase; amino-acid sequence: MKLDENYLSQYKSDGGAKRVTAAFGYSIKGLRSAWRNEHAFRQEMLIVCPGIVIAICAPVSTIEKFALTSVLLLVLIVELLNSAVEAVVDRVSLDYHILSGRAKDLGSAAVFITILLAALTWAILFAPLLLSKLLLCGYNLV
- a CDS encoding flagellar hook-basal body complex protein FliE, whose amino-acid sequence is MEAGPSKPVLSQEIVNSVAALGSKPAVKSEVAQTLKKTFLAASDHSVEVRVLGRLFTPDDNSISLADIIIAMQKSSIVFQETLQVRNKIVTAYTDRLNMQVSAIGLIQHHTLSA
- a CDS encoding SIS domain-containing protein yields the protein MIGHIKNGLTEAQQVLDQFVNDQSKLQSVADAVHLLVTAFRSTGRAFSCGNGGSMCDAMHFAEELTGRFRRDRPGIAATAISDPTHITCVANDYGYEHVFSRYIESHGRRGDVLLAISTSGKSPSILLAAQMARKLGMQVIALTGAAGSPLEDLCDVCISCPSRAFADRVQEMHIKIIHILIELIERELYPANY
- a CDS encoding CusA/CzcA family heavy metal efflux RND transporter, coding for MFERIIRFAIDSRWLVMGLVFAMAAIGVYNYQRLPIDAVPDITNVQVQINTSAPGYSPLEVEQRITYPVETVMAGLPGLQQTRSLSRYGLSQVTVIFNDGTDIYFARQLVNQRLQEAREGLPEGATPVMGPISTGLGEIYLWTVETEAGAKKPDGTPYTPTDLREVQDWIIKPQLRQVPGVTEINSIGGYAKEYHITPDPNRLSSYGVTLADVATAVESNNDNTGAGYIERSGEQLLIRAPGQVRTIDDIRNTVLKNEDGVAVRIRDVADVAVGRELRTGAATDNGVEVVLGTVFMLIGENSRQVSQLVAEKMVEINKTLPAGVKAVPVYDRTVLVDKAISTVRKNLLEGAILVVVILFLFLGNIRAAIITAMVIPLSMLFTFTGMVTYRVSANLMSLGALDFGIIIDGAVVIVENCVRRLAHAQEQNKRELTLEERFREVFAAAKEARRPLLFGQLIIMVVYLPIFALSGVEGKMFHPMAFAVVIALLGAMILSITFVPAAVALFIGKRVAEKENRLMTMARNAYEPALRVVLRNGPIVLTASIVIVVLSGLLATRLGSEFIPNLNEGDIAIQALRIPATSLTQSVDMQKKLEVGLKARFPEIERVFARTGTAEIASDPMPQNISDGYIMLKPESDWPKPKRSHSELVEAIQEEAEKYTGNAYEFSQPIQLRFNELISGVRSDVAVKLYGDDMDVLASTGAQIAAVLQRVPGAAEVKVEQTTGLPMLTVNIDRDKTARYGLNITDVQATISAATGGGEVGTMFEGDRRFAIVVRLPEVQRTDLEALRRLPIALPARSGPGAAGSENATNFIPLGELATLDIAPGPNQISREDGKRRIVISANVRGRDIGSFVPEAEEALAKSVRIPAGYWTTWGGTFEQLQSATQRLQIVVPLALLLVFILLFMMFRNVKDGLLVFTGIPFALTGGIAALALRDIPLSITAAIGFIALSGVAVLNGLVMISFIRSLREDGMSLDEAITHGALTRLRPVLMTALVASLGFVPMAIATGTGAEVQRPLATVVIGGILSSTALTLLVLPLLYRMAHRKDPEGPLRESRVVTPV